DNA from Triplophysa rosa linkage group LG12, Trosa_1v2, whole genome shotgun sequence:
agttcatctgaagatGTCTAATGAATACacatctgactccatcttttatacagtaactTCAGGTTGGTTTTCACAGTGTTAACCAATCATGCTTCATCTGACATACCTTCTACCAATCAGGTTTCACATGATATCACCTTTTTATTACCTTATCCCCCTTATGATTTGCTGCCCTTATATCTTACTCAGGTCGTGACCTGCTACAGTTACATGTCAGGTTTACCGGTTTACTTATGCTAAGATTTAACTGTGGCATGACCTTTTAGGAAGTtcctaaaagaaaaatatactaGCAGACAAGAAATTCTTAAAAGAAAATTATAATAGCAGACAAAGGTATATCATTATTGTCATTTTCTAAACCCTTCCATGCTGGAagttcttaaaataaaaatatactatgTGAGAAAATTATAATAGCAGACAAACGTATATCATTATTGTCATTTTCTAAACCCTTCCATGCAGGAagttcttaaaagaaaaatatactaTGTGACCCAAAAGGTGACCGTTTACATCTGCATTGTaactagggctgaacgattaatcgaaatcgaatcgcaatcgcgatgtgagacgttgcgatttgctaatcgcaagaggctgtgATGTGGAAACAATGTGAaatataggaaacgcgtctgttccaagcccgctttgagtggcattcttgctaaccaacagagtgagcgcacctccgttatgcctaatgaaaaaaacaaacagaaagcgggagagagagagagtgttattatggcatctgcagagtcagatcgatcatattaggcaaataaatactaaagaaccatccaattcagaagaccgcacacacagcctatGTTATACTCgctctcttccccgcgttgcgcgtcttgcggacgagccgtttaaacttgacgcgcacacatagccCGTTTCATGctcgtctcgcggacgagccgtttaaacttgatgcacacacatagcctgtttcatactcgcgcgactcttccccgtgttgcgcgtctcgcggacgagccatttaaacttgatgcgcacacatagcctgtttcatactcgcgcgtctcttCCCGCGGACGAgccatttaaacttgatgcgcacacagcctgtttcacactcgcgcgtctcgcggacgagccgtttaaacttgatgcgcacacatagcctgtttcatactcgcacgtctctgccccgcgttaCGCGTCTCGTGGACGAgtcgtttaaacttgatgcgcacacacagcctgttgccttgacgcacgcgcgcatcctgtgtcaactcacgcctagctccgcgtgtcaaacaaatgtaaattctatctaactgttttgctaatttcacttggatgaaattaaacattcagcacattttctacttgttttaaaaaatcccacatatttaaaaaataataaatcagcctatgtaacctatgaactattttaataattcactaacacaatagaaaatgttatggatttaagggttacaatgggagttgtatttgttttaatggaaactataatagtgtacactggtatttggattctattggtgtgatgtaatcttgaagctgggaaccaattgaacaacagtaagcccatttgaataatgcccaaaactaTGGAAGCAtatgtgttgcaaaattcaatttgCAATGTAATATGCAAAATGGAAATGCAATATTCAAAATGGCaatgtatttctgtatttaaatttacattttccatTACTCACATGTGCAAAGTTTGGTGCAGAAGGAAaatgaaattatattatttacatttgccATTTCCAACAGCAGTCTTAATATGTAAAGTGCATACTTTTTAACGCTTTATAAGTAGcgaaattgaaatgaaaatgtataacCCAAATTGATTTGATATGTGTAACGTCCAAGCAAAAATAGtagcaaaatgatcatttaaatgttatttgtccTAAATGCATTTAGACTAACAGTTAGGACACTTACGATTGCATTTTCATCATGACGCCGTGGGATATTTGTAGCAAAATTCAGTGCGGCTTTGAAAATGCATTCCGAGCTGACCACGCCCACCCTCAGTCAATCACTGCGTCAAGGCGGGGATTACTTTGCGTTGTCATTGGTATTTGATAACTGGCGGGAGGGAACATGGCGAAGTCCGTTCCAGAGCTTCTCCGAGAAGCTGCTCAAGCACTGGAGCGGCAAACTGCAAATGTTGGCCCTTCAGAAAATCCATAGTCTGGTCTGAGCGCGACGCCTCCGGATCGAAGTGGTGGGACACGTGGTAAGTTGACAGACAAAGACCGAGGCAACAGTTTTGCctagggttgccaactttcactcGGGGTCTGGGGAGGTGGGTTGTAACTGAAGATCACATTCGTTGACCATCGTATGTATGAGAAATGCTCATTTTGGACAAAACAATGGGACGACGGCTTTAGCCGCGGTCAAACTACACTTTGAGCACGTGTAACttacataacaaaaaaaatgtaaataatcaacccaaaatgtaaaaatatccaAAGCTTCACTTATTATACTTATTCTTTTAATATAGCTAAAGGTCGCGGTGTGATCGGTATTGGTCACGTGATacgaattcgcaggtcagagttcaacaAACGTGAAGCAGCGAAATCGAATTCCTCGCATGATCTCCCTCATTCGCATGTGATGCGCATCTACATTGTTGAGTGATAAGCACCACCACCCCCACACACCCTTTTTAAAAGACACTACTTTCGCAAAATCAACATGGTCTTGTATTTCTGACAGGCTATACTTCTCGTTGCAGTACAAGCATTCTGTCAGTGGTCCAGAGGATATAGGCTGGTCACTCTCAAGAGTCTGAATCATTGTAAGAACATAAAAAGTCACATTAGCAGATAGATAGTAGGGTTAgcttatacaaataaatattaatttaggGGTAGGCCTATCCTAAATCACTTAGGATAGGCCTACACAAAACTAGTGTATCACTTAATTTTGATGGTTTAAACTTTCTCAACATCCAGAGTATTATTACTAACCAGAGATTTTAACCTTTTCCTACCTACCTGcagaataaattatatattataataatatatatactgtatatgcgcatgtaaaattatttataatgtgGGCAGACATCCCacctctttgtctctctctcatttGCTCTTCAAAATTCCTGGGATTTGTATATAATTTGCACCAGGGAGCCACTGTCTATATTGCGGGAGACTTCCGCAACTTCTGTGAGAGGTGGGATATCTGTGTGGGTCTTTAAATCTCTTAATACAGATTTAACATTTTGCACTTGACCTTTTTGTCATAGATTGCAGTGATGGATGTCtgcaataattaattaatttataagttTCATAACTTTTTAAGTTgtcaattacaaaatatttgatGGTACTATGGGAGGGTTTGCAATACAGCTGCAAAGAGAGTGATGTTGAATTTTATATCTTTCACTAATCTAGCTGCTGTACTGTTGTTATGGTTATATCAGGTTTCATGAGTCAGGCAAAGTGATATCAGATAGCACTGGCAGTACAAGACAGGAAGAAATGGCAGCAACCATGTCAGAGGATAATGCTGAAAGGGAGGAAAGGGCCTCAACATCACTCAATGCTGTTTTCTCAGCCAGTACCAGCCCATCAGCGGAGCCTGCCATTGAAGGTGTCTCTATCGAATTGACCATACCACTGAGCACACTTTCTCTGTATTACCTTTTTTAGCATACAAATAATTTTTCTCATACTACAAAACAACAGGACATATGTCAGGGATGTTAATTATATCAcagttattcatatttattttgaagaattgttATCACTAATTTGTGTTTTCATAGAGTGGAAGATTGAACCGGATCTTGAATCAGCTGCCCGGATATATCGAAGACAGATCTTAAAGAATGCAGATGACAAACCAGACCTAGTTGTTACACTAGATCTGCACAGCTGTGAAAAGGATCGTGAACGAGAAATGTTAGCTTTTTATAAACGTCCAAATGTTGATTGGACAAGTCCATTAACTGTAAAACTTAAAGGTATGTATTTATTGGTGCAAAGTAGCTCTGCTTGTTTGCATTATACTTTGatgattattaaattatatgtaaTCTCTATTAAAAACAGGAGATGCTGCATTAGGGGATGGAGTAAAACGGCACTTTTTCACATTGATAATGGAAAAGCTCCACCATGGATTTGAACTTGACATTGGTGAGTTATaattgaaaacattttgaaatgctGTACAGAGCTTGGACATACCATTTCCTTGACCTCCACTTTAGTCACTGTTAGAAATACAGACATTCaggatgtaatacattttagcTTTTTTTTGTAGATTTAAGTTATGAGCATAGATAGTATAGGAAGGGATGCTTAAGTATGCTCATCTGAGTGCATTTTacttattatacatttttcagaTAACTGTGGCAAAACGCTGCTCTTCAATGGCGAAGATGATCACAAGGTTCCTTCAACATCCAGAGCACTCTTGGATGGTGATCTGTTCAGAGTTGTGGGAAGAATGATTGGAcatacatttattaatgaaGGTCCACTCTACTCAGGACTTAGTCCAGCTTTCTTCCCCCTTTTAAGTGGCAGTAAGGACGATACTCCACTTTTCGAATTGAAGGACTGTCCTGATACAGATGTGATTGAAGTTGTGTCCCTTGTATGtatagatttatttatatttatgtatacatttaaaCCCTTTTGTGTCTTACCTTTTCACACTTTGTGT
Protein-coding regions in this window:
- the LOC130562881 gene encoding uncharacterized protein LOC130562881 isoform X1 → MAATMSEDNAEREERASTSLNAVFSASTSPSAEPAIEEWKIEPDLESAARIYRRQILKNADDKPDLVVTLDLHSCEKDREREMLAFYKRPNVDWTSPLTVKLKGDAALGDGVKRHFFTLIMEKLHHGFELDIDNCGKTLLFNGEDDHKVPSTSRALLDGDLFRVVGRMIGHTFINEGPLYSGLSPAFFPLLSGSKDDTPLFELKDCPDTDVIEVVSLLESQNELNQNEMDNINNLAINWDLPAVSNSNRRWLAETILHHGVIGRREKQISQLRRGLKDTGVLRMIKERRSLTAVLFPRSSALLMEPEMILRKVIWPEPDSDDEAPLNLEQSCDVTAFLREYIQTGSPAELCELLKFWTGWAVLPQHLYVEVSPDLSLPVASTCLTTLKLPLRCRTFLAFTQAMRAAVSSTRFGFGLI
- the LOC130562881 gene encoding uncharacterized protein LOC130562881 isoform X2, which gives rise to MAATMSEDNAEREERASTSLNAVFSASTSPSAEPAIEEWKIEPDLESAARIYRRQILKNADDKPDLVVTLDLHSCEKDREREMLAFYKRPNVDWTSPLTVKLKGDAALGDGVKRHFFTLIMEKLHHGFELDIDNCGKTLLFNGEDDHKVPSTSRALLDGDLFRVVGRMIGHTFINEGPLYSGLSPAFFPLLSGSKDDTPLFELKDCPDTDVIEVVSLNELNQNEMDNINNLAINWDLPAVSNSNRRWLAETILHHGVIGRREKQISQLRRGLKDTGVLRMIKERRSLTAVLFPRSSALLMEPEMILRKVIWPEPDSDDEAPLNLEQSCDVTAFLREYIQTGSPAELCELLKFWTGWAVLPQHLYVEVSPDLSLPVASTCLTTLKLPLRCRTFLAFTQAMRAAVSSTRFGFGLI